ATGAGCGGGGTCACCACCTCCCTCCGCTTCCCGGGTCAACTGAACGCTGACCTTCGGAAGCTGGCCGTCAACATGGTCCCCTTCCCGCGTCTCCATTTCTTCATGACGGGTTTCGCACCGCTCACGGCACGCGGTAGCCAACAATACCGTGCCCTCTCGGTGCCCGAGCTCACCCAGCAGATGTTTGACGCCCGTAACATGATGACCGCCTGCGACCCTCGTCGAGGGCGCTACCTGACCGTGGCGGGCATGTTTCGGGGGCTTATGTCCACCAAAGAGGTCGATGAGCAGATGCTGGCTATTCAACAGAAGAACAGCAACTACTTTGTGGACTGGATCCCTCACAACGTCAAAGTGGCCGTCTGCGACATTCCGCCACGCGGCCTCAAAATGGCCTCGACCTTTATCGGAAACAACACGGCCATCCAGGAGATTTTCAAACGCATAGGGGAGCAGTTTGCTGTGATGTTTCGACGCAAGGCCTTCTTGCACTGGTACACGGGAGAGGGCATGGATGAGATGGAGTTTACAGAGGCGGAGAGCAACATGAATGATCTGGTTTCCGAGTACCAGCAATATCAGGATGCCACAGCCGACCAGGAGTGGGAAGCGGAAGATGAAGTTACAGAAGTGGAAGGCCTGTCAGAAGCAGCGCAGAGCACCAGAGTAGAAATACAGACCGAGGTGGTTACTGAAACTTCTGTCAGCGAATGAGACGCTGGCTTTGGCGATTATGGCTGTTTGAGGAGGGAATTTTATCTAGCAAACTGTGAAATATTTCTTATCTTCAGGAGAACAGATGTTAAAGTATACgcatacaaaaaaaacataagatttAATATTCAAACAGATATCATTCCAAACtttgaaatatgttttcttGAACTTCATTATGTTGTGAAGCATA
This genomic interval from Misgurnus anguillicaudatus chromosome 8, ASM2758022v2, whole genome shotgun sequence contains the following:
- the tubb1 gene encoding tubulin beta-1 chain; protein product: MREIVHLQIGQCGNQIGSKFWEVISDEHGINRVGGYEGDMDLQLERVNVYFNEAHGGKYVPRALLVDLEPGTMDSVRSSHIGQLFRPDNFIHGNSGAGNNWAKGHYTEGAELVEQVVDRVRQEAESCDCMQGFQFVHSLGGGTGSGMGTLIINKIREEYPDRIMNTFSVMPSPKVSDTVVEPYNATLSVHQLIESTDETFCIDNEALYDICFRTLKLTTPTYGDLNHLVSLTMSGVTTSLRFPGQLNADLRKLAVNMVPFPRLHFFMTGFAPLTARGSQQYRALSVPELTQQMFDARNMMTACDPRRGRYLTVAGMFRGLMSTKEVDEQMLAIQQKNSNYFVDWIPHNVKVAVCDIPPRGLKMASTFIGNNTAIQEIFKRIGEQFAVMFRRKAFLHWYTGEGMDEMEFTEAESNMNDLVSEYQQYQDATADQEWEAEDEVTEVEGLSEAAQSTRVEIQTEVVTETSVSE